A window of the Caretta caretta isolate rCarCar2 chromosome 21, rCarCar1.hap1, whole genome shotgun sequence genome harbors these coding sequences:
- the ATXN7L2 gene encoding ataxin-7-like protein 2 isoform X1, with the protein MAVRGRAAAAAAMAAVDRRLPSLDDFAGQSWSAWVERAGPPAEPAGSEVEESSKNGSKKVDAMTLIKEDMSIFGHCPAHDEFYLVVCNHCSQVVKPQAFQKHCERRHGPLSKLYAQKCQAVNGQPPACGGHSSAKASRDKSQSSRSRAQHLPERPDKAQKDNLCLFMPVVNLEKISSLPKPDGHGIKVPPKAAAASAPGQPPASSKEPMGKLSLTLSPKEPLVPAKAGVDSVVPADGLDRKPESTSASGEKEPGTTKPPPKSHKKMARKECDLNRQCGVVNPDTKKICTRLLTCKIHSVHQRREVQGRAKDFDVLVAELKASSRKGESPKEKSPVRKEVLPDRLSQEASSGAQTSLVLPSTSPCRAKQPHSLCALPRSRVSSESDPEEPSTTCGDREPGLYPFPMPKGSSRGSSEESEEDVAEESHRLDCHYATRPPRPQAFCTFGSRLVSPGCYVFNRRLDRFCSALSSMLERHLSSHMWKKIPPAADPQLHPAPSPAGPGSSTSGTSQTSSSSLACSLPHGAPGRTSLSCTATAARENRGHPSLSYTVGSPPAAAACSQSDCTGGSQSITSPLPANTPSPSFSKLPSTKASKSSKAKEPTGSAEPEASARKRKQPLGAATGPPYKRTCLLDPGKGKVAGCQVPHPPAKTKPSLGSPSAASLNGAISPGSRVKRASHLDCRAPGHPQVKASQLENRGSPLNGPKALQANCLSEEEAKKRKNTATYCRPVKAKHPTATSDSGCAVRRKKAVASLGFEEKRNALKSKAH; encoded by the exons CAGGGTCTGAGGTGGAGGAGAGCAGCAAGAACGGCAGCAAGAAAGTGGATGCGATGACACTCATTAAGGAAG ACATGTCTATCTTTGGGCACTGCCCTGCCCACGACGAGTTCTACCTGGTGGTGTGTAACCACTGTAGCCAAGTGGTCAAGCCTCAAGCCTTTCAGAAGCACTGCG AAAGACGGCACGGACCTCTCAGCAAGCTCTATGCCCAGAAGTGCCAGGCGGTCAAtgggcagccccctgcctgcgGGGGCCACAGCAGCGCCAAGGCCTCGCGGGACAAGTCGCAGAGCTCCCGCAGCCGGGCCCAGCACCTGCCCGAGAGGCCGGACAAGGCGCAGAAAGATAACCTCTG TTTGTTCATGCCAGTGGTGAACCTGGAGAAGATTTCCAGCCTTCCCAAACCGGATGGACATGGCATCAAGGTGCCCCCgaaggctgctgctgcttctgcccccGGGCAGCCGCCCGCCAGCTCCAAAGAGCCCATGGGGAAGCTGTCCCTGACATTGTCGCCCAAAGAGCCGCTTGTGCCAGCCAAGGCAGGAGTTGACTCCGTTGTGCCCGCTGATGGCCTGGACAGGAAACCAGAGAGCACCTCTGCCTCGGGGGAGAAGGAGCCGGGCACCACCAAACCGCCTCCCAAATCCCACAAGAAGATGGCGC GGAAGGAGTGTGATTTGAACAGGCAGTGTGGAGTTGTGAATCCTGACACCAAAAAGATCTGCACCCGGCTGCTGACCTGCAAG ATTCACTCCGTGCACCAGCGCCGCGAAGTGCAGGGCCGGGCGAAGGACTTTGACGTCTTGGTGGCGGAGCTGAAGGCCAGTTCCAGGAAGGGGGAATCCCCCAAGGAGAAGAGCCCGGTGAGGAAGGAAGTGCTTCCTGACCGACTCTCCCAGGAAGCCTCCTCCGGAGCGCAGACCTCGTTGGTTCTACCCAGCACTTCCCCTTGCCGAGCAAAGCAGCCCCACTCCCTCTGTGCACTTCCCAG GTCCAGGGTTTCCTCAGAGAGCGACCCGGAGGAGCCGTCCACAACCTGTGGCGACAGAGAGCCCGGGCTCTACCCCTTCCCCATGCCCAAGGGCAGTAGCCGGGGATCCAGCGAGGAGAGCGAGGAGGACGTGGCCGAGGAATCCCACAGGCTGGACTGTCATTATGCAACACGGCCACCACGGCCTCAGGCG ttctgcacctTTGGAAGCCGCTTGGTCAGCCCCGGGTGTTACGTGTTCAACCGACGGCTGGACCGGTTCTGCTCGGCCCTCAGCTCCATGCTGGAGAGACACCTCAGCTCACACATGTGGAA GAAGATCCCTCCAGCCGCCGACCCCCAGCTGCACCCAGCCCCGTCGCCCGCCGGCCCGGGCTCCTCCACATCCGGCACTTCCCAGACCAGCAGCTCCTCACTGGCGTGCAGCCTTCCCCACGGCGCCCCCGGGAGGACCTCCTTGTCCTGCACAGCGACGGCCGCCAGGGAGAACCGCGGCCACCCCAGCCTGAGCTACACCGTGGGCTCGCCCCCTGCCGCGGCCGCCTGCAGCCAGTCGGACTGCACGGGCGGGAGCCAGTCCATCACCTCCCCGCTCCCGGCCAACACCCCCTCGCCATCCTTCAGCAAGTTGCCTTCTACCAAGGCCAGCAAGTCCTCCAAAGCCAAGGAGCCGACGGGCAGCGCGGAGCCAGAGGCCTCGGCCCGAAAGCGCAAGCAGCCTCTGGGTGCTGCTACCGGCCCCCCGTACAAACGGacctgcctcctggacccgggcAAGGGCAAGGTGGCCGGCTGCCAGGTCCCCCACCCGCCTGCAAAGACCAaaccctccctgggctccccctccgcCGCCTCCCTCAACGGCGCCATCTCACCAGGCTCCAGAGTCAAGCGGGCCAGCCACCTGGACTGCAGGGCTCCCGGCCACCCTCAAGTCAAAGCCTCCCAGCTGGAGAACCGGGGCTCCCCCCTGAACGGGCCGAAAGCGCTACAGGCAAATTGCCTCTCGGAGGAGGAGGCCAAGAAGCGCAAGAACACTGCCACCTACTGCAGGCCGGTGAAGGCCAAGCACCCCACCGCCACCTCCGACTCAGGCTGCGCTGTGCGGAGGAAGAAGGCTGTTGCCTCGCTGGGCTTCGAGGAGAAGCGGAACGCACTGAAG TCGAAAGCGCATTAA
- the ATXN7L2 gene encoding ataxin-7-like protein 2 isoform X3 encodes MAVRGRAAAAAAMAAVDRRLPSLDDFAGQSWSAWVERAGPPAEPAGSEVEESSKNGSKKVDAMTLIKEERRHGPLSKLYAQKCQAVNGQPPACGGHSSAKASRDKSQSSRSRAQHLPERPDKAQKDNLCLFMPVVNLEKISSLPKPDGHGIKVPPKAAAASAPGQPPASSKEPMGKLSLTLSPKEPLVPAKAGVDSVVPADGLDRKPESTSASGEKEPGTTKPPPKSHKKMARKECDLNRQCGVVNPDTKKICTRLLTCKIHSVHQRREVQGRAKDFDVLVAELKASSRKGESPKEKSPVRKEVLPDRLSQEASSGAQTSLVLPSTSPCRAKQPHSLCALPRSRVSSESDPEEPSTTCGDREPGLYPFPMPKGSSRGSSEESEEDVAEESHRLDCHYATRPPRPQAFCTFGSRLVSPGCYVFNRRLDRFCSALSSMLERHLSSHMWKKIPPAADPQLHPAPSPAGPGSSTSGTSQTSSSSLACSLPHGAPGRTSLSCTATAARENRGHPSLSYTVGSPPAAAACSQSDCTGGSQSITSPLPANTPSPSFSKLPSTKASKSSKAKEPTGSAEPEASARKRKQPLGAATGPPYKRTCLLDPGKGKVAGCQVPHPPAKTKPSLGSPSAASLNGAISPGSRVKRASHLDCRAPGHPQVKASQLENRGSPLNGPKALQANCLSEEEAKKRKNTATYCRPVKAKHPTATSDSGCAVRRKKAVASLGFEEKRNALKSKAH; translated from the exons CAGGGTCTGAGGTGGAGGAGAGCAGCAAGAACGGCAGCAAGAAAGTGGATGCGATGACACTCATTAAGGAAG AAAGACGGCACGGACCTCTCAGCAAGCTCTATGCCCAGAAGTGCCAGGCGGTCAAtgggcagccccctgcctgcgGGGGCCACAGCAGCGCCAAGGCCTCGCGGGACAAGTCGCAGAGCTCCCGCAGCCGGGCCCAGCACCTGCCCGAGAGGCCGGACAAGGCGCAGAAAGATAACCTCTG TTTGTTCATGCCAGTGGTGAACCTGGAGAAGATTTCCAGCCTTCCCAAACCGGATGGACATGGCATCAAGGTGCCCCCgaaggctgctgctgcttctgcccccGGGCAGCCGCCCGCCAGCTCCAAAGAGCCCATGGGGAAGCTGTCCCTGACATTGTCGCCCAAAGAGCCGCTTGTGCCAGCCAAGGCAGGAGTTGACTCCGTTGTGCCCGCTGATGGCCTGGACAGGAAACCAGAGAGCACCTCTGCCTCGGGGGAGAAGGAGCCGGGCACCACCAAACCGCCTCCCAAATCCCACAAGAAGATGGCGC GGAAGGAGTGTGATTTGAACAGGCAGTGTGGAGTTGTGAATCCTGACACCAAAAAGATCTGCACCCGGCTGCTGACCTGCAAG ATTCACTCCGTGCACCAGCGCCGCGAAGTGCAGGGCCGGGCGAAGGACTTTGACGTCTTGGTGGCGGAGCTGAAGGCCAGTTCCAGGAAGGGGGAATCCCCCAAGGAGAAGAGCCCGGTGAGGAAGGAAGTGCTTCCTGACCGACTCTCCCAGGAAGCCTCCTCCGGAGCGCAGACCTCGTTGGTTCTACCCAGCACTTCCCCTTGCCGAGCAAAGCAGCCCCACTCCCTCTGTGCACTTCCCAG GTCCAGGGTTTCCTCAGAGAGCGACCCGGAGGAGCCGTCCACAACCTGTGGCGACAGAGAGCCCGGGCTCTACCCCTTCCCCATGCCCAAGGGCAGTAGCCGGGGATCCAGCGAGGAGAGCGAGGAGGACGTGGCCGAGGAATCCCACAGGCTGGACTGTCATTATGCAACACGGCCACCACGGCCTCAGGCG ttctgcacctTTGGAAGCCGCTTGGTCAGCCCCGGGTGTTACGTGTTCAACCGACGGCTGGACCGGTTCTGCTCGGCCCTCAGCTCCATGCTGGAGAGACACCTCAGCTCACACATGTGGAA GAAGATCCCTCCAGCCGCCGACCCCCAGCTGCACCCAGCCCCGTCGCCCGCCGGCCCGGGCTCCTCCACATCCGGCACTTCCCAGACCAGCAGCTCCTCACTGGCGTGCAGCCTTCCCCACGGCGCCCCCGGGAGGACCTCCTTGTCCTGCACAGCGACGGCCGCCAGGGAGAACCGCGGCCACCCCAGCCTGAGCTACACCGTGGGCTCGCCCCCTGCCGCGGCCGCCTGCAGCCAGTCGGACTGCACGGGCGGGAGCCAGTCCATCACCTCCCCGCTCCCGGCCAACACCCCCTCGCCATCCTTCAGCAAGTTGCCTTCTACCAAGGCCAGCAAGTCCTCCAAAGCCAAGGAGCCGACGGGCAGCGCGGAGCCAGAGGCCTCGGCCCGAAAGCGCAAGCAGCCTCTGGGTGCTGCTACCGGCCCCCCGTACAAACGGacctgcctcctggacccgggcAAGGGCAAGGTGGCCGGCTGCCAGGTCCCCCACCCGCCTGCAAAGACCAaaccctccctgggctccccctccgcCGCCTCCCTCAACGGCGCCATCTCACCAGGCTCCAGAGTCAAGCGGGCCAGCCACCTGGACTGCAGGGCTCCCGGCCACCCTCAAGTCAAAGCCTCCCAGCTGGAGAACCGGGGCTCCCCCCTGAACGGGCCGAAAGCGCTACAGGCAAATTGCCTCTCGGAGGAGGAGGCCAAGAAGCGCAAGAACACTGCCACCTACTGCAGGCCGGTGAAGGCCAAGCACCCCACCGCCACCTCCGACTCAGGCTGCGCTGTGCGGAGGAAGAAGGCTGTTGCCTCGCTGGGCTTCGAGGAGAAGCGGAACGCACTGAAG TCGAAAGCGCATTAA
- the ATXN7L2 gene encoding ataxin-7-like protein 2 isoform X4: protein MAVRGRAAAAAAMAAVDRRLPSLDDFAGQSWSAWVERAGPPAEPGSEVEESSKNGSKKVDAMTLIKEERRHGPLSKLYAQKCQAVNGQPPACGGHSSAKASRDKSQSSRSRAQHLPERPDKAQKDNLCLFMPVVNLEKISSLPKPDGHGIKVPPKAAAASAPGQPPASSKEPMGKLSLTLSPKEPLVPAKAGVDSVVPADGLDRKPESTSASGEKEPGTTKPPPKSHKKMARKECDLNRQCGVVNPDTKKICTRLLTCKIHSVHQRREVQGRAKDFDVLVAELKASSRKGESPKEKSPVRKEVLPDRLSQEASSGAQTSLVLPSTSPCRAKQPHSLCALPRSRVSSESDPEEPSTTCGDREPGLYPFPMPKGSSRGSSEESEEDVAEESHRLDCHYATRPPRPQAFCTFGSRLVSPGCYVFNRRLDRFCSALSSMLERHLSSHMWKKIPPAADPQLHPAPSPAGPGSSTSGTSQTSSSSLACSLPHGAPGRTSLSCTATAARENRGHPSLSYTVGSPPAAAACSQSDCTGGSQSITSPLPANTPSPSFSKLPSTKASKSSKAKEPTGSAEPEASARKRKQPLGAATGPPYKRTCLLDPGKGKVAGCQVPHPPAKTKPSLGSPSAASLNGAISPGSRVKRASHLDCRAPGHPQVKASQLENRGSPLNGPKALQANCLSEEEAKKRKNTATYCRPVKAKHPTATSDSGCAVRRKKAVASLGFEEKRNALKSKAH from the exons GGTCTGAGGTGGAGGAGAGCAGCAAGAACGGCAGCAAGAAAGTGGATGCGATGACACTCATTAAGGAAG AAAGACGGCACGGACCTCTCAGCAAGCTCTATGCCCAGAAGTGCCAGGCGGTCAAtgggcagccccctgcctgcgGGGGCCACAGCAGCGCCAAGGCCTCGCGGGACAAGTCGCAGAGCTCCCGCAGCCGGGCCCAGCACCTGCCCGAGAGGCCGGACAAGGCGCAGAAAGATAACCTCTG TTTGTTCATGCCAGTGGTGAACCTGGAGAAGATTTCCAGCCTTCCCAAACCGGATGGACATGGCATCAAGGTGCCCCCgaaggctgctgctgcttctgcccccGGGCAGCCGCCCGCCAGCTCCAAAGAGCCCATGGGGAAGCTGTCCCTGACATTGTCGCCCAAAGAGCCGCTTGTGCCAGCCAAGGCAGGAGTTGACTCCGTTGTGCCCGCTGATGGCCTGGACAGGAAACCAGAGAGCACCTCTGCCTCGGGGGAGAAGGAGCCGGGCACCACCAAACCGCCTCCCAAATCCCACAAGAAGATGGCGC GGAAGGAGTGTGATTTGAACAGGCAGTGTGGAGTTGTGAATCCTGACACCAAAAAGATCTGCACCCGGCTGCTGACCTGCAAG ATTCACTCCGTGCACCAGCGCCGCGAAGTGCAGGGCCGGGCGAAGGACTTTGACGTCTTGGTGGCGGAGCTGAAGGCCAGTTCCAGGAAGGGGGAATCCCCCAAGGAGAAGAGCCCGGTGAGGAAGGAAGTGCTTCCTGACCGACTCTCCCAGGAAGCCTCCTCCGGAGCGCAGACCTCGTTGGTTCTACCCAGCACTTCCCCTTGCCGAGCAAAGCAGCCCCACTCCCTCTGTGCACTTCCCAG GTCCAGGGTTTCCTCAGAGAGCGACCCGGAGGAGCCGTCCACAACCTGTGGCGACAGAGAGCCCGGGCTCTACCCCTTCCCCATGCCCAAGGGCAGTAGCCGGGGATCCAGCGAGGAGAGCGAGGAGGACGTGGCCGAGGAATCCCACAGGCTGGACTGTCATTATGCAACACGGCCACCACGGCCTCAGGCG ttctgcacctTTGGAAGCCGCTTGGTCAGCCCCGGGTGTTACGTGTTCAACCGACGGCTGGACCGGTTCTGCTCGGCCCTCAGCTCCATGCTGGAGAGACACCTCAGCTCACACATGTGGAA GAAGATCCCTCCAGCCGCCGACCCCCAGCTGCACCCAGCCCCGTCGCCCGCCGGCCCGGGCTCCTCCACATCCGGCACTTCCCAGACCAGCAGCTCCTCACTGGCGTGCAGCCTTCCCCACGGCGCCCCCGGGAGGACCTCCTTGTCCTGCACAGCGACGGCCGCCAGGGAGAACCGCGGCCACCCCAGCCTGAGCTACACCGTGGGCTCGCCCCCTGCCGCGGCCGCCTGCAGCCAGTCGGACTGCACGGGCGGGAGCCAGTCCATCACCTCCCCGCTCCCGGCCAACACCCCCTCGCCATCCTTCAGCAAGTTGCCTTCTACCAAGGCCAGCAAGTCCTCCAAAGCCAAGGAGCCGACGGGCAGCGCGGAGCCAGAGGCCTCGGCCCGAAAGCGCAAGCAGCCTCTGGGTGCTGCTACCGGCCCCCCGTACAAACGGacctgcctcctggacccgggcAAGGGCAAGGTGGCCGGCTGCCAGGTCCCCCACCCGCCTGCAAAGACCAaaccctccctgggctccccctccgcCGCCTCCCTCAACGGCGCCATCTCACCAGGCTCCAGAGTCAAGCGGGCCAGCCACCTGGACTGCAGGGCTCCCGGCCACCCTCAAGTCAAAGCCTCCCAGCTGGAGAACCGGGGCTCCCCCCTGAACGGGCCGAAAGCGCTACAGGCAAATTGCCTCTCGGAGGAGGAGGCCAAGAAGCGCAAGAACACTGCCACCTACTGCAGGCCGGTGAAGGCCAAGCACCCCACCGCCACCTCCGACTCAGGCTGCGCTGTGCGGAGGAAGAAGGCTGTTGCCTCGCTGGGCTTCGAGGAGAAGCGGAACGCACTGAAG TCGAAAGCGCATTAA
- the ATXN7L2 gene encoding ataxin-7-like protein 2 isoform X2, producing MAVRGRAAAAAAMAAVDRRLPSLDDFAGQSWSAWVERAGPPAEPGSEVEESSKNGSKKVDAMTLIKEDMSIFGHCPAHDEFYLVVCNHCSQVVKPQAFQKHCERRHGPLSKLYAQKCQAVNGQPPACGGHSSAKASRDKSQSSRSRAQHLPERPDKAQKDNLCLFMPVVNLEKISSLPKPDGHGIKVPPKAAAASAPGQPPASSKEPMGKLSLTLSPKEPLVPAKAGVDSVVPADGLDRKPESTSASGEKEPGTTKPPPKSHKKMARKECDLNRQCGVVNPDTKKICTRLLTCKIHSVHQRREVQGRAKDFDVLVAELKASSRKGESPKEKSPVRKEVLPDRLSQEASSGAQTSLVLPSTSPCRAKQPHSLCALPRSRVSSESDPEEPSTTCGDREPGLYPFPMPKGSSRGSSEESEEDVAEESHRLDCHYATRPPRPQAFCTFGSRLVSPGCYVFNRRLDRFCSALSSMLERHLSSHMWKKIPPAADPQLHPAPSPAGPGSSTSGTSQTSSSSLACSLPHGAPGRTSLSCTATAARENRGHPSLSYTVGSPPAAAACSQSDCTGGSQSITSPLPANTPSPSFSKLPSTKASKSSKAKEPTGSAEPEASARKRKQPLGAATGPPYKRTCLLDPGKGKVAGCQVPHPPAKTKPSLGSPSAASLNGAISPGSRVKRASHLDCRAPGHPQVKASQLENRGSPLNGPKALQANCLSEEEAKKRKNTATYCRPVKAKHPTATSDSGCAVRRKKAVASLGFEEKRNALKSKAH from the exons GGTCTGAGGTGGAGGAGAGCAGCAAGAACGGCAGCAAGAAAGTGGATGCGATGACACTCATTAAGGAAG ACATGTCTATCTTTGGGCACTGCCCTGCCCACGACGAGTTCTACCTGGTGGTGTGTAACCACTGTAGCCAAGTGGTCAAGCCTCAAGCCTTTCAGAAGCACTGCG AAAGACGGCACGGACCTCTCAGCAAGCTCTATGCCCAGAAGTGCCAGGCGGTCAAtgggcagccccctgcctgcgGGGGCCACAGCAGCGCCAAGGCCTCGCGGGACAAGTCGCAGAGCTCCCGCAGCCGGGCCCAGCACCTGCCCGAGAGGCCGGACAAGGCGCAGAAAGATAACCTCTG TTTGTTCATGCCAGTGGTGAACCTGGAGAAGATTTCCAGCCTTCCCAAACCGGATGGACATGGCATCAAGGTGCCCCCgaaggctgctgctgcttctgcccccGGGCAGCCGCCCGCCAGCTCCAAAGAGCCCATGGGGAAGCTGTCCCTGACATTGTCGCCCAAAGAGCCGCTTGTGCCAGCCAAGGCAGGAGTTGACTCCGTTGTGCCCGCTGATGGCCTGGACAGGAAACCAGAGAGCACCTCTGCCTCGGGGGAGAAGGAGCCGGGCACCACCAAACCGCCTCCCAAATCCCACAAGAAGATGGCGC GGAAGGAGTGTGATTTGAACAGGCAGTGTGGAGTTGTGAATCCTGACACCAAAAAGATCTGCACCCGGCTGCTGACCTGCAAG ATTCACTCCGTGCACCAGCGCCGCGAAGTGCAGGGCCGGGCGAAGGACTTTGACGTCTTGGTGGCGGAGCTGAAGGCCAGTTCCAGGAAGGGGGAATCCCCCAAGGAGAAGAGCCCGGTGAGGAAGGAAGTGCTTCCTGACCGACTCTCCCAGGAAGCCTCCTCCGGAGCGCAGACCTCGTTGGTTCTACCCAGCACTTCCCCTTGCCGAGCAAAGCAGCCCCACTCCCTCTGTGCACTTCCCAG GTCCAGGGTTTCCTCAGAGAGCGACCCGGAGGAGCCGTCCACAACCTGTGGCGACAGAGAGCCCGGGCTCTACCCCTTCCCCATGCCCAAGGGCAGTAGCCGGGGATCCAGCGAGGAGAGCGAGGAGGACGTGGCCGAGGAATCCCACAGGCTGGACTGTCATTATGCAACACGGCCACCACGGCCTCAGGCG ttctgcacctTTGGAAGCCGCTTGGTCAGCCCCGGGTGTTACGTGTTCAACCGACGGCTGGACCGGTTCTGCTCGGCCCTCAGCTCCATGCTGGAGAGACACCTCAGCTCACACATGTGGAA GAAGATCCCTCCAGCCGCCGACCCCCAGCTGCACCCAGCCCCGTCGCCCGCCGGCCCGGGCTCCTCCACATCCGGCACTTCCCAGACCAGCAGCTCCTCACTGGCGTGCAGCCTTCCCCACGGCGCCCCCGGGAGGACCTCCTTGTCCTGCACAGCGACGGCCGCCAGGGAGAACCGCGGCCACCCCAGCCTGAGCTACACCGTGGGCTCGCCCCCTGCCGCGGCCGCCTGCAGCCAGTCGGACTGCACGGGCGGGAGCCAGTCCATCACCTCCCCGCTCCCGGCCAACACCCCCTCGCCATCCTTCAGCAAGTTGCCTTCTACCAAGGCCAGCAAGTCCTCCAAAGCCAAGGAGCCGACGGGCAGCGCGGAGCCAGAGGCCTCGGCCCGAAAGCGCAAGCAGCCTCTGGGTGCTGCTACCGGCCCCCCGTACAAACGGacctgcctcctggacccgggcAAGGGCAAGGTGGCCGGCTGCCAGGTCCCCCACCCGCCTGCAAAGACCAaaccctccctgggctccccctccgcCGCCTCCCTCAACGGCGCCATCTCACCAGGCTCCAGAGTCAAGCGGGCCAGCCACCTGGACTGCAGGGCTCCCGGCCACCCTCAAGTCAAAGCCTCCCAGCTGGAGAACCGGGGCTCCCCCCTGAACGGGCCGAAAGCGCTACAGGCAAATTGCCTCTCGGAGGAGGAGGCCAAGAAGCGCAAGAACACTGCCACCTACTGCAGGCCGGTGAAGGCCAAGCACCCCACCGCCACCTCCGACTCAGGCTGCGCTGTGCGGAGGAAGAAGGCTGTTGCCTCGCTGGGCTTCGAGGAGAAGCGGAACGCACTGAAG TCGAAAGCGCATTAA
- the CYB561D1 gene encoding putative transmembrane reductase CYB561D1: MQVGPPGSRASRWLRRGTGLLAHLVALGLTLFLLLLSRPGTSLFSWHPVFMSIAFCLCLPEAILLFSPENSPFCLCSRLVKVWLHWTAQTLVVVAASLGLGFIVSSKNRSELPHLVSWHSLLGVLTLAATCGQALCGLSLRFPQLLRISAVAQLRLYHVTCGLVVCLLATFTVVLGICSDWFQAQVKGVAWYFCLALPFYPALVIMNQTADVQLPKKRVHV, encoded by the exons ATGCAGGTCGGGCCCCCGGGGTCCCGCGCCTCCCGCTGGCTGCGGCGGGGCACCGGCCTCCTGGCGCACCTGGTGGCGCTGGGCCTCAccctcttcctgctgctgctctcccggCCCGGCACCA GTCTGTTTTCTTGGCACCCTGTCTTCATGTCTATAGCG TTCTGCCTCTGCCTGCCCGAAGCCATCCTGCTCTTCTCGCCCGAGAACTCCCCCTTCTGCCTCTGCTCCCGTCTGGTGAAAGTGTGGCTGCACTGGACCGCGCAGACGCTGGTGGTCGTGGCTGCCTCACTGGGCCTGGGCTTCATCGTCTCCAGCAAGAATCGGAGCGAGCTCCCGCACTTGGTTTCCTGGCACAGCCTCCTGGGCGTCCTGACTCTGGCTGCCACCTGTGGGCAGGCTCTGTGCGGGCTTAGCCTGCGCTTCCCCCAGCTGCTGAGGATCTCCGCTGTGGCACAGCTAAGGCTGTACCATGTCACATGTGGCCTGGTTGTGTGTCTGCTGGCCACCTTCACTGTAGTCCTCGGGATTTGCTCTGATTGGTTCCAGGCACAGGTCAAAGGGGTGGCTTGGTATTTCTGCCTGGCATTGCCCTTCTACCCTGCCCTGGTGATCATGAACCAGACCGCTGATGTTCAGCTACCGAAGAAAAGGGTGCACGTTTGA